The Balnearium lithotrophicum DNA window GTTGGATAATAGACCGTCTTCTACCTATGGACAGGTCTATTTTGAGGGTTGCAGCCTACGAACTCCTGAAGGAAAACATTTCTCCACCTGCTGTTGTTATAAACGATGCTGTTGACCTCGCAAAGGTTTACGGAGAGGATGAGAATTCCTACAAGTTCATAAATGCAGTTCTTGATAAGATTAAGAAAGATGCAGAAAAGTAGAATCGGTTTAATTGCAGGGAAGGGGGAGCTCCCTTTAGAGTTCCTAAAATCGGCCAAGGAAAGAAATGTCAGCGTTGTAACCTTTGCCCTTGAGGGGATAACCGACAGGAAGGTTTCAGAGCTTTCAGAGGAAACGGTTTGGATAAAGCCGTTTAAACTGGGAAAGCTCCTTAAAGAGATTGAAAAGAGGAAAATAGAGAGAATAACTTCCCTTGGAAAGATAGAACACAAGGTTGCATTCAACCTTTCAGGCTTTGACCTAAAGGCTATAAAGGTCTTAGCAAGTGTCAGGGACTTTAAACCTGAAACGCTGATAAGGGCTGTTTTTAACGAAATAGAAAAATTAAAAGTCGATATTTTCTCCCCAGAGGAGTTTTTAGAACATCTCCTTTTAAAAAAGGGAAAAGTTTTAGGCATTACTCCGAGTGAGGAAACGTTAAGGGAGATGAAGAGGGGAATGGAGATAGCCAGGGAGATTGCAAGCCTTGATATAGGACAGACGGTCGTTTTAAAGAACGGAACTGTTGTTGCAGTTGAGGGAGTTGAAGGAACTGATGAGTGTATAAGAAGGGGAGCAGAGCTCTCTGGAAAGGGATTTATCGTTTGTAAGGCAGCAAGGAAGAAACAGGATATGAGAATAGATGTTCCAACGGTAGGTGTTGAGACGGTTAAACTGGTAAAGAAGCTCGGCGGGAAAGGAATAGCCGTTGAGGGAGGGAAAACGTACGTTGTTACACCTGAAAAGGTTGAGGAGCTCTGTAAGAAGTTCAAACTAACATTCGTGGCTCTTTAGGATAAATTTTGCGCTAATCCTCTCCTTTTCAAAGGAGAGATACAGCGCACGGCGTAAGCCGTTGTTCTGACTATGCGACAGTAGAGAATCAGCGTTATCACCTTGTTTTATTGCAAATTTGTTGTATACTATCCGTATGGGAAAAACAAAGCTGAAACCGACTGTAAAGAGAGGAAGAACCTGCATATATAACTGTAACTACCACATAGTTTTTTCAACCAAATACAGGCGGAAAGTTTTGACTCCAGAAATAGAGGATTACCTGAGAAAAGTGATAATAGAAACCGGAATAGAAAAAGGATTTGACGTAGCACTGGTAGAGGTAGGGGAACAAGACCACGTTCACCTATTTGTATCAGCCCACCCGAAAGTAGCACCCTCGTATATTGTAAAAATGGTAAAGGGAATAAGTGCAAGGAAGTTGTTT harbors:
- a CDS encoding LpxI family protein, which encodes MQFLIRLRKMQKSRIGLIAGKGELPLEFLKSAKERNVSVVTFALEGITDRKVSELSEETVWIKPFKLGKLLKEIEKRKIERITSLGKIEHKVAFNLSGFDLKAIKVLASVRDFKPETLIRAVFNEIEKLKVDIFSPEEFLEHLLLKKGKVLGITPSEETLREMKRGMEIAREIASLDIGQTVVLKNGTVVAVEGVEGTDECIRRGAELSGKGFIVCKAARKKQDMRIDVPTVGVETVKLVKKLGGKGIAVEGGKTYVVTPEKVEELCKKFKLTFVAL
- the tnpA gene encoding IS200/IS605 family transposase; protein product: MGKTKLKPTVKRGRTCIYNCNYHIVFSTKYRRKVLTPEIEDYLRKVIIETGIEKGFDVALVEVGEQDHVHLFVSAHPKVAPSYIVKMVKGISARKLFLKFPELKKKLWKGHLWNPSYYIETIGSISEDVIRRYIENQKRK